The Papaver somniferum cultivar HN1 chromosome 3, ASM357369v1, whole genome shotgun sequence genome includes a region encoding these proteins:
- the LOC113358671 gene encoding uncharacterized protein LOC113358671 — translation MLVSGGGTQQHQHHNYLSPSSSWNRVKTCYSMNVVSHRNNVVVSNNNINHNNIYCKSLKKKKKKRKLLQVTVMMKTAKEIKTINNNNNKMLCDSLTTIMAKSCYHAVLTGLVAAATVILSTSIMFSGTTHEAIASAATNTVEDGTTMENIPQMLSSTDGDDVNGKRKGRIQKPKSRKAETCTSKCVTTCVRGGYGAPGEGPLNAVRPLVVFKQGFRSRQYCLVECSDICNLIKD, via the exons ATGTTAGTTTCTGGAGGGGGTACACAACAGCACCAACATCATAATTATCTTAGTCCTAGTAGTAGCTGGAACAGAGTCAAAACCTGCTACTCAATGAATGTTGTGAGCCATAGGAACAATGTGGTTGTCAGCAATAATAACATTAATCACAACAACATTTACTGTAAAAgcttgaaaaagaagaagaagaagaggaagctgCTGCAGGttacagtgatgatgaagacagcaaaggaaattaaaacaatcaacaacaacaacaacaagatgttGTGCGATTCATTAACAACAATTATGGCCAAGTCATGTTACCATGCAGTACTAACTGGGCTTGTAGCTGCTGCAACAGTGATATTATCTACAAGTATCATGTTCAGTGGTACTACTCATGAAGCTATTGCATCTGCTGCTACTAACACTGTAGAGGACGGTACTACTATGGAAAACATCCCACAGATGCTCTCTAGTACTGATGGTGATGATGTTAATGGCAAGAGGAAAGGTAGGATTCAAAAGCCAAAGTCTAGGAAAGCAGAAACCTGCACCAGCAAGTGCGTCACTACATGCGTCCGAGGTGGCTATGGTGCCCCAGGGGAAGGACCTCTTAATGCTGTTAG ACCTCTAGTGGTATTCAAGCAAGGATTTCGTAGTCGTCAATACTG CCTGGTGGAATGCTCTGACATTTGCAATCTAATCAAGGACTAG